The proteins below come from a single Leptospiraceae bacterium genomic window:
- a CDS encoding cAMP/cGMP-dependent 3',5'-cyclic-AMP/GMP phosphodiesterase translates to MFLEGGVPQVFVLPNEFFSWTKGISVAELEFPIYYNFFFRKKRTIIICSEEQFRRFKKVLRESIFGPHNLDLTQDYELLNGDTYVPNIKTEHTYLSSTFKFHEMVGFGLFKDDQFTIQGTTIKKKANGDFAVSIDEQHITDVPGKMEYKAFYNIGERLREPFVPPLFGVTCLGPSHGFDPDENTSGFIIWLNHFGIMVDPPVNSTEWLLDSNVNPKFIDSIILTHCHADHDAGTFQKILEEGKINIYTTETIMNSFLYKYSAFTNVSKEYLKSLFTFHPVKINKPAFIYGAKFEMFYTLHSIPAIGFKMIFQDQSFVYSSDHNNDPEIHDKFLQENIITRERYEELRNFPWNSDIIYHEAGVAPLHTPIKFLDSLPEETKKKTIVYHIATKDFPKETSLRLAKFGIENTLYLEAKPPQFEKASQILGVLKSLDFFEALSVDKVMEFINIVEEVNFKKGDLIIQKGEIADKFYIIYFGNVSVVSEGLVSKKVYGTYDYFGEVALITDQKRTAAVMAETDVVAYTITKDRFLSFISGTEFEKTLAKVAKMRDAESWNVLSSSAFQALTATQKTLLESMLNPLTISNPSILIQEGAKLDNIYIIRQGEVKVESKGKVMGVLKRGDFVGSMLRLKRGLPSEFTYSNQDSVSLYSVKHEDIIRFVTKNPGLMMKLVYDFSEIRQHQ, encoded by the coding sequence ATGTTTTTAGAAGGTGGTGTTCCGCAAGTATTCGTTTTACCCAATGAATTTTTTAGTTGGACAAAAGGAATCAGTGTTGCCGAGTTAGAATTTCCAATCTATTACAATTTTTTCTTTCGAAAAAAACGTACTATCATTATTTGTAGCGAAGAACAATTTCGTCGTTTTAAAAAAGTACTTCGCGAGTCTATCTTCGGTCCGCATAATCTTGATTTAACTCAGGACTACGAATTATTAAATGGCGATACCTACGTTCCCAACATTAAAACCGAACATACTTATTTAAGTAGTACTTTTAAGTTCCACGAAATGGTGGGGTTCGGACTTTTTAAAGATGACCAGTTTACTATTCAAGGTACTACTATTAAAAAGAAGGCTAATGGTGATTTTGCGGTATCAATTGACGAACAACATATTACAGACGTCCCTGGGAAAATGGAATACAAGGCATTTTATAATATTGGGGAACGCCTTCGAGAGCCGTTTGTTCCGCCTTTATTTGGTGTTACTTGTTTAGGACCAAGTCATGGGTTTGATCCTGACGAAAACACATCCGGTTTTATTATTTGGCTCAATCATTTTGGGATTATGGTAGATCCTCCGGTTAATTCAACAGAATGGTTACTTGATTCAAATGTTAATCCCAAATTCATTGATTCAATTATTCTTACTCACTGCCATGCTGACCATGACGCAGGAACATTCCAAAAAATTCTGGAAGAAGGTAAAATCAATATTTATACTACTGAAACTATTATGAATAGTTTTTTATATAAATATTCAGCTTTTACAAATGTTTCTAAAGAATACTTAAAAAGTCTGTTTACGTTTCATCCGGTTAAGATTAATAAACCCGCATTTATCTATGGCGCAAAATTTGAAATGTTTTATACTTTGCATTCTATTCCGGCTATCGGTTTTAAAATGATTTTTCAAGATCAATCATTTGTATACTCGTCCGATCATAATAATGACCCAGAAATCCACGACAAATTTTTGCAGGAAAATATAATTACCCGCGAGAGATACGAAGAACTTCGCAACTTTCCTTGGAATTCGGATATTATCTACCATGAGGCGGGTGTCGCACCACTCCATACACCTATTAAATTTTTGGATTCACTTCCTGAAGAAACAAAGAAAAAAACGATAGTCTATCACATAGCCACAAAAGATTTTCCAAAAGAAACTAGTTTACGTTTAGCAAAATTTGGAATCGAAAATACACTTTATTTAGAAGCCAAACCTCCTCAATTCGAAAAGGCAAGTCAGATACTCGGAGTTTTAAAAAGTTTAGATTTTTTTGAAGCTCTTTCTGTAGATAAAGTAATGGAATTTATCAATATAGTCGAAGAGGTAAACTTCAAAAAAGGGGATTTGATTATCCAGAAAGGTGAAATTGCTGACAAATTTTACATTATTTATTTTGGAAATGTATCAGTTGTTTCGGAAGGTCTAGTATCAAAGAAAGTTTATGGAACATACGATTATTTTGGAGAAGTCGCACTTATTACAGATCAAAAAAGGACTGCGGCTGTGATGGCGGAAACGGACGTAGTAGCCTATACAATCACAAAAGATCGTTTTTTAAGTTTTATTAGTGGCACTGAATTTGAAAAAACACTCGCAAAAGTTGCCAAAATGCGAGATGCAGAATCTTGGAATGTACTTTCTAGTAGTGCATTTCAAGCGTTAACCGCAACGCAAAAGACTCTTTTGGAATCAATGTTAAACCCACTTACAATTTCCAATCCTTCGATTCTAATTCAAGAAGGTGCAAAACTGGACAATATCTATATTATTAGACAAGGTGAAGTAAAAGTCGAATCTAAGGGAAAAGTTATGGGAGTCCTAAAACGAGGTGACTTTGTCGGATCTATGTTACGATTAAAACGAGGATTACCTTCTGAGTTTACTTATAGCAATCAAGATTCTGTTTCTTTGTATTCAGTCAAACATGAAGATATTATTCGTTTCGTAACTAAAAATCCAGGATTAATGATGAAATTGGTCTATGATTTCAGCGAAATTAGACAACACCAGTAG